One segment of Amycolatopsis alba DSM 44262 DNA contains the following:
- the trmB gene encoding tRNA (guanosine(46)-N7)-methyltransferase TrmB produces MRSVVSYVKRGGRMTVGQQRAWDDLWPSLGRTVGELPEGTVDFDDWFGRQAPVMVEIGSGMGETTSQLAAAAPELNYVAVEVYDPGLGQLMLRAEKLGVENLRLMHGDAVVLLTSHVEPGSLAGVRLYFPDPWPKKRHHKRRIVQPEFVSLVASRLAPGGTFHMATDWENYAEQMMEVCSAEPLLRNRHAGEPGGWAPRPEWRPITKFENRADVEGRISHDLIFERV; encoded by the coding sequence ATGCGCAGCGTGGTCAGCTATGTCAAACGCGGCGGCCGGATGACCGTCGGGCAGCAGCGAGCCTGGGACGATCTCTGGCCGTCGCTCGGCCGCACGGTCGGCGAGCTGCCCGAAGGCACGGTGGATTTCGACGACTGGTTCGGCAGGCAGGCCCCGGTCATGGTGGAGATCGGTTCGGGCATGGGCGAGACCACGTCCCAGCTCGCGGCCGCCGCGCCGGAACTCAACTACGTCGCGGTCGAGGTGTACGACCCAGGGCTGGGCCAGCTGATGCTGCGCGCCGAGAAGCTCGGGGTGGAGAACCTGCGGCTGATGCACGGCGACGCCGTCGTGCTGCTGACGTCGCACGTGGAGCCGGGTTCGCTGGCCGGGGTCCGGCTGTACTTCCCGGACCCGTGGCCGAAGAAGCGGCACCACAAGCGGCGGATCGTGCAGCCGGAGTTCGTCTCGCTGGTGGCCTCGCGGCTCGCGCCGGGCGGGACCTTCCACATGGCGACCGACTGGGAGAACTACGCGGAGCAGATGATGGAGGTCTGCTCGGCCGAGCCGCTCCTGCGCAACCGTCACGCCGGCGAGCCGGGTGGCTGGGCGCCGCGTCCGGAATGGCGGCCGATCACGAAGTTCGAGAACCGTGCCGACGTCGAGGGCCGGATCTCGCACGACCTGATCTTCGAGCGGGTATAG